CCTGCGCAGCTTGCGGCAGGGTGATGGGCCGACCCCAGGCGACGCCCTCCGTCTCCGATCCCTTTGCCTTCTCCGCCTCACCCTTTTCAGGTGGGAGGGGGAGGTAAAACGCGATCGTCCCGATTTTAAAAACGTCGCCTTTGACGATTGAAATCTTGATATGACGCTGACTTTCCCGACCCGCTGCCCGAAGATAATCCAGCAAATGAGGGTCTTTGGCGTCAATCGGTGCCTTCCCCGCCAATATCACCGTAATGATGACCTGACCATCATAATAGCCGCGACTTTGCAGCGCCTCACCGATATTGCGGTAATCTGACCTCAAGCGGGCTATGAACGCGAAATCACCCGGATATTTCGCCTTCTGCAACGAGATGAGGAGGGATGACGCCGTCACAAGCGGGTCAAGAGCGTCATCACCTGAAGGTTTGACGTCAACATCATAGCCGGAAACATCCCGCCCTTCCGCAAGGCCGATCATTAAGCTCGATATCAACAGAACTCTCAGAAAATGTCGCAAATAGGCTTTCAAAGCGTCTTCCCGGGTATGCGATGAGCGTGGTCAGTCTTTAACCGTTACGTATCTGTCAGATAAAAATGGCGAATTTTCGTCACGGATGCGGAGGTTAACGCTTTTGTCGGATCTTCTACAAAGATCAATCCCCCATCCTGCCGTGACACCAATGGGCGGGAAGGTAATGAACCTTCTCCAGCTTATAAGGTTGAATCTCGAGAGTTGTCACCCGCCCGGATTGTGCATAAAGTCGTGCCTGATCCCAAGACACCGCCGGAACGGGCACGCGTTAAGGCGGTAACCGAAAACGAAAGAATCGTTTTGAGACCCATGCAAGATTTTCTGTGCTCGGCCCGTTCATCAGTTGTGCGTCCCCTCTGATGCGACATCGAGCAGAAACACCCCCTCCCATCGCCAGCGCGCCGCCACCAGGCACGTCGCCGGTCGTAAAATATGGCGTGCGTCATACGTTTTCAGCTCGGCTCCGGTCCATTTATCGCATTGCGGGCGCACTTCTCCTGACCGGGCTGATGGCGATCCCCCAATCCGTTCTCATTCGCTTTGATGGCTGGGGGAAGATCTGGGTCGCACGGGTTTACTGGGCAACAATCTGCCGTATTCTAGGCCTTGAAGTCCGCATCATCGGCACGCTCGCCGGCAAAAAGCGGGATCGCAAAGCCGTGGAACGCGGTGAAAAGCCGGTTATTTTCGTCGCTAATCATTGCTCATGGCTTGATATCCCCGTCGCGGGCGGCGCGCTGCCGACGGTTTTCGTGGCCAAGCAGCAGATTGCGGAATGGCCCGTCATCGGCACGCTCGCCCGGCTCGGACGCACGATTTTTGTCAGCCGACAGCGCAATAATACGGGGCGGGAGCTTTTCGATATGTCGTCGCGCCTGCGGGCGGGCGATAATCTGATATTATTTCCGGAAGGCACGTCTTCTGACGGGCGCGATGTCCTGCCCTTTATGTCCTCCTTCTTCGCGGTCGCGAAGCCAACGGGCAAGACGGATGAGGCATCCCTTCCGCCCCCCGTGCTAATACAGCCTGTCTCCATCGTTTATGACGGGTTGAATGGCCGCGATGTCTGGCGTGAGGATTGTGAAATTTTCGCGTGGTACGGCGATATGGATCTGGCGCCCCATATCTGGCAGGTGACGCGATGGCGTCGGATGCGGGCCAGCATCCTGCTGCACCCACCCATCGACCCGGCAGATTACCCGGATCGGAAAAGTCTTTCCGCCGCTGTTTATGACGTTGTGGCCAGGGGCGTGCGCTGTCTGCATGAGGGTCGTGATGGCTTGCCTGAACCCTCGGAAGCCGCTAAGTCCGCCGCGCAAAAGCGGGCAAAGCCGCGTGAAATGTCGCAGGCATTTGCGGATAATCAGGTTTAGATCCCCGTAAACCAGCCCCCTCCAACATGCGCACACAAGTTGTGAAGCGACAAAATATTGGATTCCGGGCGTGAAGGCGCTATAACGCGCTCTGATCACGCCTGCTGCATCTTTTTTACCGATCTACCTGCCCGCGGGATGCAGCTATCCGGAACATTATTGAGTGGCGATTGCCCTGACACACATGATTGATAACCCCGCCACGACGACAAAGCTGAAGAACCTGCATGTCATCACCTGGGGGTGTCAGATGAACGTCTATGACAGTGCGCGCATGGAAGATGTTCTTCGCCCGCTCGGCTATCGCCCTGTGATACAGGTTGAGCATGCCGATATGGTTATTCTCAATACCTGTCACATTCGGGAGCGCGCGACAGAAAAGGTGTTTTCAGAGCTTGGTCTGCTGAAAAAAATCCGTGAGGACCGCCTTGCCCAGGGGCATGACCGCATGGTGATTGCCGTGGCTGGATGCGTCGCCCAGGCGGAAGGGGCTGAGATCATTCATCGCGCCCCTTATGTTGATATCGTCCTCGGCCCCCAGACTTATCACCGCCTACCCGAAATGGTCGCGCGCGCGGCCCGCGCCGGGGGCCACGTCATTGAGACTGATTTTCCGGTCGATATGAAGTTCGACTTCCTACCGGCAGAGGCCGCGCCGCAGACGCCGGAAAATCTCTCTGCTTTCCTGACGATTCAGGAGGGATGCGACAAATTCTGTTCCTTCTGCGTCGTGCCCTATACGCGTGGGGCTGAATCCAGCCGCAATGTGGCATCCATCCTGACCGAAGCCCGGCAGATGGCCCGTAACGGCGTGCGTGAACTGACTCTTCTGGGCCAGAACGTCAATGCCTATCACGGTCTTGATGCGCAGGGTGCGACGGCAGACCTGCCCCAACTCGTCCGGGTCTTATCCCGGATTGAGGGGATTGCCCGCATCCGTTACACCACCGCTCACCCGCGGGATATAACTCAAAGCCTGATCGACGCCCATCGGGATGAGGCTGCGCTGATGCCATTCCTGCATTTGCCGGTTCAGTCAGGGTCCGACCGTGTCCTTAAAGCGATGAATCGCGGTCACACGGCGGATGAATATCGCGAGATCGTCCGACGCTTCCGCGCGGCAAGGCCGGACCTCGCCATTTCCTCCGATTTCATCGTTGGCCACCCGGGTGAGACAGATGCCGATTTTGAGGCAACTTTGGCGCTGATCCGTGGTGTTGGATTCGCGCAGGCTTATACATTCAAATATTCTCCGCGCCCTGGCACGCCCGCATCCGCGGCGGATTTCCAGGTGGATGAAGCGGTCAAGGATTCACGGTTACAGATCGTGCAAAAACTGATCCGCGCGCAACAGGATGCCTTCAATAGGACGCTGGTCGGGCGGGACGTTGCCGTGCTGTTGACGCATAAAGGTCGTAAACCAGGACAGGTTGTAGGACGTTCACCCTACCAGCAGCCCGTCATTATCGACGCGCCGGAACATATGATCGGGCGTATCGTAACGGTTCGGATTCTGCACACCCTCACCAACTCCCTGGCGGGGGAACTTATCCGGGAGACTATCTGCGCTTGAGCGAATTTTCTTCACTCCGCAACCCGCTTCCTCACGAGCATTCCAACCCCCAGACTGAAAATTGGCCAACAACAGCCGAGAGAGCCGACACGAAGCATAAAGCGTCGATCAGGTTCGATAATAACAGCTCCCTGCAACGTGTCCTCGGCCAATATGACCAGCACCTACCGATTATCGAGGAAGGTTTTCAGGTCAAATTAGCCTGTCGCGGCAATAAAGTGGCGATATCCGGCAAACAGCAGGATGTGGCCCGCGCCCAATCCGCCCTTCTCACCCTTTACAATAAGTCGGAACTGGGCGCCCAGCCTGATAGCGCGATGGTGGCCGCCATCGTGCGCATGGTCGGTGCGGCACCGCCCGCAGAAGACGGGTCGCTGTCAGATCTGCCCCAGCTTGACACGTACCTCGATAATCTTCCGCAAATTCGCACGCGCCCAGGTGAGGTTGCGCCCCGCTCACCCGGTCAGACGGATTACATGCGACGGCTTCAAGCCGGAGAACTCGTTTTTGGTGTTGGCCCGGCAGGCACGGGCAAAACCTATCTGGCCGTTACCCAGGGCGTTGCCATGTTAACGGCGGGCAAAGTTGAGCGCATCATTCTGTCACGCCCCGCTGTCGAGGCGGGTGAACGCCTTGGCTTCCTCCCCGGTGAACATGCGGGGGGAAAAATCGACCCGTATCTACACCCGCTTTATGACGCCCTGCATGATATGTTACCCGCGGATCAGGTCGTGCGACGCCTGTCGAGCGGGGAAATTGACGTGGCGCTTCTCGCCGTCATGCGGGGCCGCACCTTGTCTCATGCCTTTGTGATTCTGGATGAAGCCCAAAATACGACCTGCGCCCAGATGAAGATGTTTCTTACACACCTCGGCCATGTGACACGCATAGTGGTAACGGGTGATCTCAGCCAGGTTGACCTCCCTGCCGGCGTCAAATCGGGCCTGCGCGACGCGATTGAGACTTTGGACGGGGTCGACGGCGTCCATGTCATCCGGCTTGAATCGCGCGATGTTGTGCGGCACCCTCTGGTTGGGCGCATCGTCGATGCTTATGATAAAGCCCGCCCTGCGCAAAAATATGCGCAGCGCCATCAACCACCCTCTTAGGAACAAGATGGAACCTCCACCTTCCAGGCAGGACGATCATCACGCCCCTCCGCCGGGGCAACATCATAACAATGCCCCTTGCGACAGCGATATCATCGTTCAGGACCGCCGATGGCACACCGCCGTGCCGCGTCTCGAAATGCAGCTCAGGCGCGCCATCACCCTGTCCGCATGGATGACGCACCGGCCTTATCACCCGACCATTCTCCTGACAAATGATCGCGCCGTTAAAACGCTCAACGCGCTTTATCGCGGGCGGAACAAGCCCACAAATGTCCTGACTTTCGAGGCTTCCGGGCCCTTTGGCGATGGCGACATTGCGTTGGCGTTTGAGACGATTCGACGTGAAGCATCATCCAGCAATAAGGGCTTTACGGCGCATATGCTGCACTTGCTGATACATGGCATTTTGCATCTGGCCGGGCATGATCATCTAGGTGCCGGTGAAGCCCGACGAATGGAGCAGGCTGAAGCCCGCATATTGGCCCGACTGGGTGTCGCCAATCCCTGGCGCGTGAGTGAAAAGGGCTGGCGATGAGAAACAGGACAGGGAAAGCCAGGCCGTCATTCTGGCAACGCCTCTTTGAAAACTGGCGCGGCGGCAATCATCGGGAAAGGGGCGTACGTGGCTCCATCGCCGCCCTGATCGAGAAAGCCGACCATCCCGGCAATCTCGGTGCCGCGCCCGAACTTGACCGGCAGGAGCGCGCGCTTCTTTATAACGTGCTCCATCTGCGCGAAAAAACGGCAGATGACGTCATGATACCGCGTGCCGATATTGTCGCGCTCTCAGCCAGTGTGGATCATGACGCGGCGCTTGATTTCATGCGACGGGAAAATCACTCCCGCGTGCCCGTTTTTGATGGGGAACTCGACCATATTATCGGCATGATCCACGTTAAAGACCTGATCGCCTATCAAAATACCGGGAAGGCCTTTTCCCTCCGGGATCTGTTGCGACAGCCGCTTTTCGTCGCACCTAAAATACCGGTTCTGGATCTGCTGCTTCAGATGCGCCAGAGGCGTACGCATCTCGCGCTGGTCATTGATGAATATGGCAGTATTGACGGGCTCGTGACGATTGAAGACCTTGTCGAAACCATTGTCGGCGAGATCTCCGATGAGCATGATGAACCCGTTGCCCAATCCATCGTGGGCCGACAGGATGGTACTTTCGACCTCGATGCCCGCCTGCCAGTGGAAGAGTTTGAAAAACGATTCGGCCCAATCCTGAATGAGGCAGAACGCGAGGCGGATATTGAAACGATTGGCGGGCTTGTCTTCCGCCTCGCCGGACATGTGCCCATTCGCGGTGAAGTCTTCACCCATGAAGGCGGGGTGGTTTTTCGCGTCATGGATGCCGATGCACGCAACATTCGGGCGTTGCGCGCGTCAATGCCACAGGGATGGCGTGAATCCGCCCCGGATGAGGCGCAACTTTCCAACGACGCTTCTTTGGAAAATGATCACGCTTCGTGTCATAATACGGCATTCGAATAAGCTGTCATGCCAACTGATACCCGGAGTTCATAATAATGAAGCTGACGCGCCGCTCCCTCCTCGCCGCCGCCCCGACCACACTCTTTCTGCCGAAAGCCTATGCTGCGGGCAGTATACTCGCCCCGCACCTGATGGGCAACCCTGATGCCAAGGTGAAGGTCCATGAATGGTTTTCCCTCACCTGCTATCACTGTGCAAGATTTCAGAAAGAAACCTTCCCCCGTGTCAAAGCTGAACTGATTGATACAGGCCGCATTGCCTATTATTTCCATGAGTTCCCGCTGGATCAGGTCGCGCTATTAGGGTCAATGCTGGCACTTTCCCTGCCGAATGATCGCTACATCCCCTTTTGTGAAGCGCTGCTTTCAAGCCTGGATCGCTGGGCCTTCGCGCGTGATGTCGACCCTGTGCAGCAATTGCGCCAAATGGCGACCCTTGCCGGGATTTCAAGCACCGAATTTGATCGCATCAATGCGGATAATAAATTGCGGCAGATGATCATCGACACACAGGATCGTGACCAGAAGCGTTACCACATTGAGGGAACGCCTTATTTCCGCTTCAACACGATTGAATATAAGGCGGAATTGCGGAGCTATGACGACTTCTTCAAGGAAGTCAAAAAAGCCGAAGCCTGAGTCAAGCGGCAGCTCCTGGCATGAAGACAAGCTTCACCGCGTTACGGATTGCCGGGTTTAAAAGTTTCGCTGACCCTGTCACGGTCGATCTCCGACCCGGCCTGACCGCGATTGTCGGGCCGAATGGTTGCGGCAAATCCAACATTGTTGAAGCATTTCGCTGGATCATGGGGGAGAGTTCCGGCCGGGCCCTGCGTGGTGGGGAGAGTGATGACCTGATCTTCGCGGGGACGGTCGCGCGACCGGCCCGCAACCTCGTCGAAGTCAGCCTCGTGATTGAAAATGCCCGCGGGCTGGCCGCCGCGCCCCATCTTGAGGAAGACACGCTGGAAATCATCCGCACTGCCAAACACGGCACGGGGAGTGATTTCCGGATCAATGGCCGTGCCGCGCAGGCGCATGACGTCACGCAGATATTCGCCGATCTATCACTTGGGAGGCGCAGCCGCGCCATTGTCAGTAAAAATCGCATCGGCGCCTTGATCGATGCAAAACCCATTGATCGCCGAAGCCTGCTGGAGAATGCCGCTGGCATATCCGGCCTTCATTTCCGCCGTCGGGATGCCCAGCTCAAACTTCGCCAGGCCGAGACCAATCTCCAGTGCGCGGAAGATGCCACTTTTCAGCTGATGGAACGTCGCGACGCGCTCGAGGCGCAATCCGCCTCCGCCCTCGCCTATAGAGAAGCCGTTGAAACCATCAGGGAGGTCGAGGCACATCTCCACGCCGTGCAACTGGCCCGCGCCGACGCGCAGATCACCGGTTGCGCGGTGGCAACACAAGCGGCCCTGGCTAAAATCGCATCATCTGAAAAAACTCTCCAGCAATTATCGGACCGTCGGCAGACGAAAGCTGAACAGACGGTCAAATGGGAAGCCGAAAGCGAGGCCACGCGTAACGCCATTGAGACGCTCCGTCTGGCGATTGAGAAAGAGCGCCAGATCATGGCGCAGAATGAGTCGGATCAGAACCGGGTTCATTCCGCGATCACGGCGGCACAGGAGAAGAAGAACCGCCTGCAGCAACGCATTGACGCCATGTCAGCCGAGGCGCGCGCCTGCCACGAAACAATCCAGACCCTCGCCGCCCAGCTCTCCCAGCTTCCGAAAGACATCGCTGATTGTGACGCTGACTGCAAAGAGGCAGAAACTTTGCGCGACAAGGCCATGCGTATACGGGAAGCGCAGGAACAGAGCTTCATGCAGGTGCGGATCAAAGCCGACGCGCTGGAAAAGCGTCGTATCCTTGCAGAGGACGCTTTACGCGCCCTGCCCTCGCCCATGAATCATTCGGAGGGGGTCGCTGCCCTTGATGCCGCGCGTGAGACGGAACATACGCTGCATGTCAGGCTTGATAGGCTTCGGGAGAAAAAACCACCCTTACCGCCGCCTTACAGGATGCGAAATCACGGTAGGAGACAGAGTCATTCCGCCTTGCATTGCATGAGGCGCAGATTGAGACTTATCAGTCTGACCTTGCCCGCCTCGTCTCTCACGATGCACGCCTGTCGGAGGAGCAAAATCTCATTACCGTCGCACGTCAGAAAGCGGAACAATCCCTTTCCCCCCCTTGAGGCGAACCTTACAGAGACATGTCAGCATTATGAGAAATTGCGGGCACAGTTAGATGGGTGTCGCGACGCCTATATGTCGCTGGATCACGATATCAGGGAGACGGAAACAGCGCTGAATGAGGCGCAGGCGACAATTGAGCGCGCGGCGGAGAAACATCTTCAGGCCAGCACATTGCGGGATCGCTTCCTCGACTCACCCCCGCCCGCACCATGCAAAACAGCGCCGGAGGATATTTCGGAAAGGGCGGAGCAGAATTTGCGCCAGGTTCTGACGCAAGCCTTGCAGAAACGGGATTCTCTCGGCGCGGTTATCTTCTCGCGAGAAAGGAATTCAGGGAGATCGAGGCGCAGATCGCCGACACGCAGGCCAACATCGATGAGATTAAAGCCGCGATTGACCGCCTCCAGACAAAAATCGCCCATCTGAATCAGGAGGGTCGCAAAAGGCTACGCGCGACATTCAGATGTGGATGCGCAATTCCAACGTCTTTTCACCCGTATTTTCGGCGGCGGAAAAGCCAATCTGGCCCTTGTCGGCGGGGATGACCCATTAGAGGCGGGTCTTGAGATCTACACCCAACCTCCGGGAAAGAAACTCTCGACTCTCTCCCTCTTATCAGGTGGTGAGTAGGCTTTGACGGCGCTCTCTCTTTTATTTGCGACGTTTGCGTGCGAGCCTGCCCCGATCTGCATCCTCGATGAGATCGATGCCCCGTTGGATGAGGCCAATACTGTGCGGCTTTGCGCGCTCGTCCGGGATATGACGTCGCAATATGGCGTTCAATTTATGATCGTGACGCATCAGCAGGTCACGATGGCCCATATGGACCGGCTTTACGGCGTCACCATGCAGGAGCGCGGCGTTAGTTGCATCCTCTCTGTGGATTTGTCTCATACAATTGAGATGGCGGAAACGGTGAAATCGGATTAGTAAGGAATGGCGTACCGCGAAATATTCTGGATGCGTATTGCGATCTCACTGCAAGTATCTCCGAACCATCCATCCATTTCTGCCAGCTGGGTTCGATTTTATTGACGCGATCACCAAGCGCGGCATCCGTGTTATCGGCGATGTACATAGTCATATTCAAAGTTTTATACATGCGGCATCGACAGATCGCTTCATTATCCAACTCGGAGACCTCGTCGATTACGGCCCGGATAGTGAGGTCACATTGCATCTCATGCTCCAGATTATGCGGGAGGGACGTG
This DNA window, taken from Acetobacteraceae bacterium, encodes the following:
- a CDS encoding lysophospholipid acyltransferase family protein; its protein translation is MRHRAETPPPIASAPPPGTSPVVKYGVRHTFSARLRSIYRIAGALLLTGLMAIPQSVLIRFDGWGKIWVARVYWATICRILGLEVRIIGTLAGKKRDRKAVERGEKPVIFVANHCSWLDIPVAGGALPTVFVAKQQIAEWPVIGTLARLGRTIFVSRQRNNTGRELFDMSSRLRAGDNLILFPEGTSSDGRDVLPFMSSFFAVAKPTGKTDEASLPPPVLIQPVSIVYDGLNGRDVWREDCEIFAWYGDMDLAPHIWQVTRWRRMRASILLHPPIDPADYPDRKSLSAAVYDVVARGVRCLHEGRDGLPEPSEAAKSAAQKRAKPREMSQAFADNQV
- the miaB gene encoding tRNA (N6-isopentenyl adenosine(37)-C2)-methylthiotransferase MiaB; the protein is MIDNPATTTKLKNLHVITWGCQMNVYDSARMEDVLRPLGYRPVIQVEHADMVILNTCHIRERATEKVFSELGLLKKIREDRLAQGHDRMVIAVAGCVAQAEGAEIIHRAPYVDIVLGPQTYHRLPEMVARAARAGGHVIETDFPVDMKFDFLPAEAAPQTPENLSAFLTIQEGCDKFCSFCVVPYTRGAESSRNVASILTEARQMARNGVRELTLLGQNVNAYHGLDAQGATADLPQLVRVLSRIEGIARIRYTTAHPRDITQSLIDAHRDEAALMPFLHLPVQSGSDRVLKAMNRGHTADEYREIVRRFRAARPDLAISSDFIVGHPGETDADFEATLALIRGVGFAQAYTFKYSPRPGTPASAADFQVDEAVKDSRLQIVQKLIRAQQDAFNRTLVGRDVAVLLTHKGRKPGQVVGRSPYQQPVIIDAPEHMIGRIVTVRILHTLTNSLAGELIRETICA
- a CDS encoding PhoH family protein — encoded protein: MRFDNNSSLQRVLGQYDQHLPIIEEGFQVKLACRGNKVAISGKQQDVARAQSALLTLYNKSELGAQPDSAMVAAIVRMVGAAPPAEDGSLSDLPQLDTYLDNLPQIRTRPGEVAPRSPGQTDYMRRLQAGELVFGVGPAGTGKTYLAVTQGVAMLTAGKVERIILSRPAVEAGERLGFLPGEHAGGKIDPYLHPLYDALHDMLPADQVVRRLSSGEIDVALLAVMRGRTLSHAFVILDEAQNTTCAQMKMFLTHLGHVTRIVVTGDLSQVDLPAGVKSGLRDAIETLDGVDGVHVIRLESRDVVRHPLVGRIVDAYDKARPAQKYAQRHQPPS
- the ybeY gene encoding rRNA maturation RNase YbeY → MPRLEMQLRRAITLSAWMTHRPYHPTILLTNDRAVKTLNALYRGRNKPTNVLTFEASGPFGDGDIALAFETIRREASSSNKGFTAHMLHLLIHGILHLAGHDHLGAGEARRMEQAEARILARLGVANPWRVSEKGWR
- a CDS encoding hemolysin family protein encodes the protein MRNRTGKARPSFWQRLFENWRGGNHRERGVRGSIAALIEKADHPGNLGAAPELDRQERALLYNVLHLREKTADDVMIPRADIVALSASVDHDAALDFMRRENHSRVPVFDGELDHIIGMIHVKDLIAYQNTGKAFSLRDLLRQPLFVAPKIPVLDLLLQMRQRRTHLALVIDEYGSIDGLVTIEDLVETIVGEISDEHDEPVAQSIVGRQDGTFDLDARLPVEEFEKRFGPILNEAEREADIETIGGLVFRLAGHVPIRGEVFTHEGGVVFRVMDADARNIRALRASMPQGWRESAPDEAQLSNDASLENDHASCHNTAFE
- a CDS encoding thioredoxin domain-containing protein: MKLTRRSLLAAAPTTLFLPKAYAAGSILAPHLMGNPDAKVKVHEWFSLTCYHCARFQKETFPRVKAELIDTGRIAYYFHEFPLDQVALLGSMLALSLPNDRYIPFCEALLSSLDRWAFARDVDPVQQLRQMATLAGISSTEFDRINADNKLRQMIIDTQDRDQKRYHIEGTPYFRFNTIEYKAELRSYDDFFKEVKKAEA
- a CDS encoding AAA family ATPase; amino-acid sequence: MKTSFTALRIAGFKSFADPVTVDLRPGLTAIVGPNGCGKSNIVEAFRWIMGESSGRALRGGESDDLIFAGTVARPARNLVEVSLVIENARGLAAAPHLEEDTLEIIRTAKHGTGSDFRINGRAAQAHDVTQIFADLSLGRRSRAIVSKNRIGALIDAKPIDRRSLLENAAGISGLHFRRRDAQLKLRQAETNLQCAEDATFQLMERRDALEAQSASALAYREAVETIREVEAHLHAVQLARADAQITGCAVATQAALAKIASSEKTLQQLSDRRQTKAEQTVKWEAESEATRNAIETLRLAIEKERQIMAQNESDQNRVHSAITAAQEKKNRLQQRIDAMSAEARACHETIQTLAAQLSQLPKDIADCDADCKEAETLRDKAMRIREAQEQSFMQVRIKADALEKRRILAEDALRALPSPMNHSEGVAALDAARETEHTLHVRLDRLREKKPPLPPPYRMRNHGRRQSHSALHCMRRRLRLISLTLPASSLTMHACRRSKISLPSHVRKRNNPFPPLEANLTETCQHYEKLRAQLDGCRDAYMSLDHDIRETETALNEAQATIERAAEKHLQASTLRDRFLDSPPPAPCKTAPEDISERAEQNLRQVLTQALQKRDSLGAVIFSRERNSGRSRRRSPTRRPTSMRLKPRLTASRQKSPI
- a CDS encoding metallophosphoesterase translates to MRSHCKYLRTIHPFLPAGFDFIDAITKRGIRVIGDVHSHIQSFIHAASTDRFIIQLGDLVDYGPDSEVTLHLMLQIMREGRGIFILGNHDRKLARVLSGRRPHIDSQLKKTLQQIAAGPHLLKQDVLAAAR